CGGGCACCGTCACGGCCGACGGCCACGACATCATCCGCGACTACCGGGCGGCGCGCACCAAGATCGGCCTCGTGCCGCAGGAGCTCACCACCGATGCCTTCGAGAGCGTATGGGCGACGGTGACGTTCAGCCGGGGGCTCTTCGGCAAGCCGCCCAATCCCGCCTACCTCGAGAAGATCCTGAAGGATCTTTCCCTTTGGGAAAAGCGGGACAGCAAGATCATGACCCTCTCGGGCGGCATGAAGCGCCGGGTCATGATCGCCAAGGCCCTGTCGCACGAGCCCAAGATCCTCTTCCTCGACGAGCCGACCGCCGGGGTCGACGTGGAGCTGCGGCAGGACATGTGGAACATGGTCCGCTCCTTAAGGGAGAACGGCGTCACCATCATCCTGACCACCCACTACATCGAGGAGGCCGAGGAGATGGCCGACCGGATCGGCGTGATCCGCAAGGGCGAGATCATCCTGGTCGAGGACAAGAACGTCCTGATGCAGAAGCTCGGCAAGAAGCAGCTCACCCTCCACCTGCAGAGCCCTCTCGCGGGTCTGCCGCCCGAGCTGCAATCCGACAGATTGCAGCTTTCCTCGGACGGCAGCGAACTCGTCTATACGTTCGACACGCAGACGCCTGAAACGGGCATCGCGGGCCTACTGCGCCGCCTGAACGAGCACGGCATCGACTTCAAGGATCTTCAGACTTCGGAGTCTTCGCTCGAGGAGATCTTCGTCAGCCTGGTCAGGGGGCGCCCATGAATCTCTACGGTATCAAGGCCATCTATCTCTTCGAGATGGCCCGCACCTGGCGCACGATGATGCAGAGCATCGCCTCGCCGGTGATCTCGACCTCGCTCTATTTCATCGTCTTCGGCTCCGCCATCGGCTCGCGCATGGCCAATATCGATGGCGTGAGCTACGGCGCCTTCATCGTGCCGGGGCTGATCATGCTCTCCATCCTGACGGAGAGCATCTCGAACGCTTCGTTCGGCATCTACATGCCGAAATTCTCCGGCACCATCTACGAACTCCTCTCGGCTCCGATCTCGGCCGTGGAAACGGTGATCGGCTATGTGGGGGCGGCGGCCACCAAATCGGTGATCATCGGCACCATCATCCTGATCACGGCACGTCTCTTCGTGGATTTCTCCATCGAGCATCCCGTCTGGATGATCGCCTTCCTGGTGCTGACCTCCGTCACCTTCAGCCTCTTCGGCTTCATCATCGGCGTCTGGGCCGACAGCTTCCAGAAGCTGCAGGTCGTCCCGCTGATGATCGTGACGCCCTTGGCCTTCCTCGGCGGCAGCTTCTATTCCATCAACATGCTGCCGCCCTTCTGGCAGACGGTCGCCCTGTTCAATCCGGTGGTCTATCTGGTGAGCGGCTTCCGCTGGAGCTTCTACGGCGTCGCCGACGTGGGCGTGGGCTTGAGCCTCGCCATGACTATGGTCTTCATGCTGATCTGCCTCAGCGCCGTCTGGTGGATCTTCCGGACGGGGTACAAGATCAAAGCTTAGGATACTCCATCCGTCACGGCCGGTCCTAGGCTCACGCCCACCATGTCATCATCGGCCTCGTGCCGGTGATCTCGATGGGTTGAAGCGCCGCGCCTCACCGAATCGGGATGGCCGGGACAGGCCCGGCCATGACGGGGAGTGTCCTAAGCCGCCTGTCCGGACAGGCGCGCCTTCGCCCGCTCAGGCCCGATCAGCGGCAGCAGCGCGCCCAGTTCCGGGCCATGATCGAGCCCGGTGAGCGCCTGCCGCAAGGGCATGAACAGGGCCTTGCCCTTTACCCCGGTGGCGGCCTTCACGGCCTCGGTCCAGGCCTTCCAGGTCGCCTGATCCCAGGGTGCCTCCGGCAGAACGGCCATGGCCGCCTCGATGAAGGCCTTGTCCTCGATGACCGGTTTCACCGGGCCGCGCACGACCCTGGCCCAGTCGGCGGCATCCCGGACCTTCGTCAGGTTGCCGCGCACGGCGAGCCAGAAGGCCTCGCCCGCATCCGCATCGAGCCCGGCCAGCCGCTCGCGAGCCGCCCCATAGGGCATCTCGTGGATCAGGCGGGCGTTCAGGTGCTCCAGTTCGCTCTCGTCGAATTTCGCGGGCGCACGGGAAATGTGGGAGAAGTCGATCAGGCGGGCAAGCTCGTCGAGATCGGCCACCGGCCGCACGGCCTCCGCCGAACCGACGAGGACGGCGAGCGAAGCCACCGCCTGCGGCTCGAGGCCAGCATCGCGAAGGCCCTTGATCGAGAGATGGCCGAGGCGCTTGGACAGGCCCTCCCCGCTCGCCGTGATCAGTAGGCTGTGATGGGCGAAGGTGGGAGCGGCGGTGCCCAAGGCCTCGAAGATCTGGATCTGCACGGCCGTGTTGGTGACATGGTCCTCGCCGCGGATCACATGGGTGATCTTCAGCTCGATGTCGTCGACCACGGAGGGCAGCGTGTAGAGATAGGTCCCGTCCTCGCGCACCAGAACCGGATCGGACAGCGAGCTGCAATCCACGTGGCAATGGCCACGCACGAGATCGTCCCAGGCGACATTGGTGGGCTCGAGGCGGAAGCGCCAATGGGGCCTGCGCCCTTCCTGTTCGAGCTTGGCCCGGTCCTCGTCCGTGAGTTTGAGGGCCGCCCGGTCGTAGATCGGCGGCAGGCCACGGGCGAGCTGGCGCTTGCGGCGGAATTCCAGCTCTTCCTGGGTCTCGTAGCACGGATAAAGCCGCCCGACCGCCTTCAGCCTCTCGGCGGCGGCGTCATAGAGATCGAACCGGTCCGACTGACGGACGACCACGTCGGGCGGGATGCCCAGCCAGTTCAGATCGGCCTCAATCGAATCCGCGTATTCCTGCTTCGACCGCGCCACATCCGTATCGTCGAAGCGCAGGATGAAGGTGCCGCCCTCGCGCCGCGCATAGAGCGCGTTGAGCAGGGCGACGCGGGTGTTGCCGATATGGATGTGCCCGGTCGGGGACGGGGCGAAGCGAACGATGGGCTTGGACATGGGAGATGCTATGGCGAAGGGAATAGAGCGACGCAAGGGGTGACGGGACTTTCGGCAGCATTCCCGGCTATCCCGATCCGGTGAAGCGCCGTGCCCTTTCAATCGGGATCACCGGCACAAGGCCGATGACGACGTGGATGGTGCGGTTAGCCTAAACGTCCATCGAGCCCACACGCGGCCTGCCGATGGCGCGCTCCAGGGCCTCGTCCTTTCGGTGCGCCTCTAAGCCTTGGTCGCGATAGCGGTTGACGATGGGGTAGCGGCGGTCGCGGCCGAAATTCCGGCGCGTGACCTTCACGCCGGGCGCCGCCTGGCGGCGCTTGTATTCGGCAATGTAGAGCAGGCGCTCGACCTTCTTGACGGTTTCCATGTCGTAACCCTTCGCCACGATGTCGGAGACGCGCAGCTCCTCTTCCACGAGGCCGCGCAGGATCTCGTCGAGATCCACATAGGGCGGGAGCGAATCCTGGTCCTTCTGGTTCTCGCGCAGTTCGGCCGTGGGCGCCTTGGTCAGGATGTTCTCGGGGATGACGATCCCGTCCGGCCCGAGCGCCCCCTTGGGCTTCCAGCGGTTGCGCAGGGCCGCCAGGCGGTAGACCTCCATCTTGTAGAGGTCCTTGATCGGGTTGAACCCGCCGTTCATGTCGCCGTAGATCGTGGCGTATCCCACCGACATTTCCGATTTGTTGCCGGTCGTCACCACCATGGCGCCGAATTTGTTCGAGATCGCCATGAGGATGGTGCCCCGGGCGCGGCTCTGGAGGTTTTCCTCCGTGATGTCTCGCTCCCGGCCGGCGAAGATCGGCTCCAGGGCGGTCTCGAACCCTTCGACCGGGGCGGCGATCGGCAGGATGTCGTAGCGGACGCCGAGCATCTGCGCGCAGGATTCCGCATCCTTCAGGGACTCGCCCGAGGTGTAGCGGTAGGGCAGCATCACGCAATGCACCCGCTCAGGCCCGAGCGCATCCACCGCCATGGCGGCGCAGATAGCGGAATCGATGCCGCCGGACAGGCCCAGCACCACGCCCGGGAAGCCGTTCTTCTCCACGTAGTCGCGAAGCCCCAGGACGCAGGCGGCGTAATCGGCCTCCTCGCCTTCCTCAACGGTGACCATGGGTGCCTCGCGGCAAGTCCAGCCTTCCTCGCCTTTCACCCAGGTGGTGAGCGCCACGGTCTCCTCGTTGGCGGGCAGCTGGCAGGCGAGCGAGCAATCCGCGTTGAGCACGAAGGACGCGCCGTCGAAGACCAGCTCGTCCTGGCCGCCGACCTGGTTCAGGTAGACGAGCGGAAGCCCGCTCTCGGTCACGCGGGCGGCCGCGATGTTGAAGCGCTCCTCGGTCTTGCCGCGCCAATAGGGCGAGCCGTTCGGCACGAGGAGCATCTCAGCGCCCGTCTCGGCGAGGCATTCCACCACATCGCCCGTCCAGATGTCCTCGCAGATCGGGAGGCCCAGACGGATGCCGCGGAAGTTCACGGGCCCGGGCAGAGGTCCGGCGGCGAAATTGCGCTTCTCGTCGAAGACGCCGTAATTCGGCAGGTCGACCTTGAAGCGCACCGAGATCGAGCCGCCATCGAGGAGTGCATAGGCGTTGTAAAGCTCGCCCTCCTCCCGCCACGGGAGGCCGATGAGCATGCCGGGACCGCCATCCGCCGTCTCACGGGCGAGCCGTTCGAGGGCGGCGCGGCAGGCATCCTGGAAAGCGGGCTTCAGCACGAGGTCCTCGGCGGGATAGCCCGCGAGGAATTGCTCGGCGAACATCACGATGTCGGCCCCGAGGCGGGCCGCCTCCGCGCGGGCAGCCCTCGCCTTCTCCTCATTGCCGGCCACGTCGCCGACGACGGGATTGAGCTGCGCGAGCGCGATCTTGAGCGTGTACTGAGCGGTCATACCGGGGATCTAGCGCGCGGAAGGGTTGGCAGCAATGCAAGGATAGAGCTTTCCCAGGGTCTCTTGGATACTCACGGGGCAGCGCCGGTCCAATGTCTTTGCAGGCCTCACGATGGCGGCGAGACTCTGCCGATCCAACATGCTCTGCACAGCTCAAGCTTTGTGGGAACCGGTAACAGTCCAGTTCGTTATTTCCACACGAAACACTGGGAGACTGACATGTTGAAAGGCGGCCTTCTCTGGCTCATCGGCATTCCTCTGCCGATCATTCTTATTCTCTTCTTCATGGGTTGGCTCAGCTGAGCCAAAATACCAGTAGAGTTGCGTATGCGTAAAATAAAAGGGGCGCCGAAAGCGCCCCTTTTATTTGATTAATCGGCCCAATCGCTCACTCCGCCGCGAGGGCGGCCGGTTGTTCCCTTGACTGGCGCTCCCGTTTGATGAGCTCCGAGGTCAGGAAGGCGATTTCGAGCGCCTGCTCGGCATTGAGGCGCGGGTCGCAATAGGTGTGGTAGCGGTCTCGCAGGTCCGCATCGGTGAGCGCGCGGGCGCCGCCCGTGCATTCCGTCACGTTCTTGCCGGTCATCTCCAGGTGGATGCCGCCCGCATGGGTGCCTTCCGCCTGATGGATGGCGAAGAAGTCCTGCACCTCGCCCATGACCCGCTCGAACGGCCGGGTCTTGTAGCCCGAGGCCGCCTTGATGGTGTTGCCGTGCATCGGATCGCAGGACCATACGACCGTGCGCCCTTCCCGCTGCACCGCGCGGATCAGGCCCGGCAGGTGGTCGCCCACCTTGTCGGCGCCGAAGCGGCAGATCAGGGTCAGGCGGCCGGCCTCGTCCTCCGGGTTGAGCATGTCGATGAGCTTGAGCAGCCCATCGGCCGAGAGCGACGGGCCGCATTTGAGCCCGATCGGGTTCTTGATGCCGCGCATGTATTCCACATGGGCATGGTCGAGCTGGCGCGTGCGGTCGCCGATCCAGAGCATGTGGCCGGACGTGGCATACCAGTCGCCGGTCGTGGAATCGACGCGGGTCATGGCCTCCTCGTAGCCGAGCAGCAGCGCCTCGTGGCTGGTGTAGAAATCCGTCGAGCGCATCTCGGGATGCGTTTCGGGATCGATGCCGATCGCCCGCATGAAGTTCAGGCTCTCGGTGATGCGCTCCGCAAGCTCGCTGTAGCGGGAGGATTGCGGCGAATCCTTCACGAAGCCGAGCATCCAGCGATGGGCGTTCTCGAGATTGGCATAGCCGCCGGTCGCGAAGGCGCGGATCAGGTTGAGCGTCGCGGCCGACTGGCGGTAGGCCATGAGCTGGCGGCGCGGATCCGGCGTACGGGCTTCCGGCGTGAAGGCGATGTCGCTGATGATGTCGCCCCGGTAGCTCGGCAGCTCCACTCCGTCGATGGTCTCCGTCGGAGCCGAGCGCGGCTTGGCGAACTGTCCGGCGGCGCGGCCGACCTTCACCACGGGCGAGCCGCCCGCATAGGTCAGGACCACGGACATCTGGAGGAACAGGCGGAAGAAATCGCGGATGTTGTCCGCCGAATGTTCGGCGAAGCTCTCGGCGCAGTCGCCGCCCTGGAGCAGGAAGGCCTCGCCCTTGGCGACCTTGCCCAGCGTCCGCTTCAGCTTCCGCGCCTCGCCCGCAAAGACGAGCGGGGGAAAGCCGGCGAGCTGCTGCTCGACGCTCTCAAGCGCCTCAAGGTCCGGATAGGCCGGAACCTGCTGGATTGGCTTGTTTCTCCAGCTATCGGGCGTCCACCGCTCGGTCATGACACTAACCCCCGTGTCCTTTCTTCAATGCTCATCGTGCACCGCAACAAGCGGCATGAAAAGGCAGCTATACACGACATATTCAAAAAGGCGAGTGCCGAGACGCTCGGCGCCGCTGCGACGATTGAGTCAGCCGACAGCAACCGGCTTCTTCACCACCACCGGCGTGCGCATGGTGACCAGCTCCTCGGCTGCCGTTGGGTGAACCGCCACGGTGCGGTCGAAATCGGCCTTGGTGGCCCCCATGGTCACGGCGATGCCGGCGAGCTGGATCATCTCGCCCGAGTCATGGCCCATGATGTGGACGCCCACCACCTTGTCGGTCGCCTTGTCGACGATGAGCTTCATGAAGACCCGGTCCTTGCCGCCCGAAAGCGTGGCCTTCATGGGTCGGAAGGCGGTCTTGTAGACATCCACATCGCCGTAGATGGCCCGGGCTGCGTCCTCGCCGCAGCCGATCACGCCGATCTCCGGTGTCGAGAAGACGGCCGTGGGGATCAGGTCGTGGTCGACGATGGTGGGCTTGTCGCCGAACACCGTGTCGGCGAAGGCATGGCCCTCCCGGATGGCGATGGGGGTGAGGTTCGCCCGGTTGGTCACGTCGCCCACCGCATAGATCGAGGGGACGAGGGTTTGGGAATAGCCGTCGACGGGGATGGCCCCGACCTCGTCGACGGTGATGCCGGCCTTCTCAAGCCCGAGCCCCTTCGTGTTCGGACGCCGGCCCGTGGCGACGAGGACCTGATCGACCGTGATCGTCGAACCGTCGGATAGGGTCGCGGCGATGCCCTCCGCCGTCTTCTCGAGGCTCGTGAGGGTCCTGCTCAGGGCCAGCTTGATCCCGCGCTGGGCATAGGCCTCCCCGAGCGCATCGCGGACGTCCTCGTCGAAGCCGCGCAGGAGCTTGTCGCCCCGGTGCAGGAGCGTGACCTCGCTGCCGAGACCTGCAAAGACCCCGGCGAACTCGACCGCGATATAGCCGCCGCCGACCACCAGGATGCGCTTCGGCATGCTTTCCAGATCGAAGACCTCGTTGGACGTGATGCCGAGCTCGCCCCCGGGAATGACCGGTTCCAGAGTCGGATGGGCCCCGACGGCGACCAGGATGGTGCGCGCGCGGACGCGTTCGCCGGTCTTGAGCAGATGGACCGTATGCGCGTCCTCGATCACGGCGCGGCTGTCCACGACCTCGACACCGGCCCGTTCCAGATTGGCGCGATAGATCCCCTCGAGCCGGTCGATCTCCCTGTCCTTGTTGCGGATCAGGGTCGCCCAGTCGAAGCGCGTCTCCCCGACGCTCCAGCCGAAGCCCTCCGCATCGTGGAAATCGTCGGCGAAGCGGCTGGCATAGACCATCAGCTTCTTCGGCACGCAGCCCCGGATCACGCAGGTTCCGCCGACCCGGTATTCCTCCGCCAGCATGACCTTCGCCCCGTAACCCGCGGCGATCCGCGCCGCGCGCACGCCGCCGGATCCTCCTCCGATCACGAACAGGTCAACGTCGAATGAGGACATAGTGCGGTCTCCGCTCAATTCTGAAACTTGGATTCATTCATATAGTGACGGTCTTCGGCAACGTCGCCCGCCGGCTCTGCTCCGGGTGCATGGCTGCCCGCCTGAATCGGGAAGCTCTTACGCTAAGGTTCAACAACGATAAAGGAGCAAGCCGCTTGCCGCTCCCCTGTTCCCTCATTAGGGTCTGCCGCGGCTACGCCGACTGGAAGTCGGCCCCAAGTGGAGGAAACATATGAGCCATTTTCGTAAAGGTCTTTGGCGCAGCGCTCTCGCTGCGGCGGCCGTTGCAGGATTCGTGACATCGGCGGCAGCTCAGATGGAGCTCAAGATCATGGCTCCGGCGGCACCCGGCGGCGGCTGGGACCAGACGGCCCGCTCCATGCAGCAGGCCCTGACCCAGGCCGGCATCGCCAAGAGCGTGCAGGTCGCCAACGTGCCGGGCGCCGGCGGCTCCATCGGCATCGCCCAGCTCGTCAACAATTCAAAGGGCGACGGCAACCAGCTCATGGTCATGGGCTACGTGATGGTGGGCGCTCTTCTCACCAATAAGTCGCCGGTCACCCTCGACCAGACGACGCCCATCGCCCGCCTGACGGCGGAATACGAAGCGATCGTGGTTCCGGCCAGCTCGCCGATCAAGTCCGTCAAGGAACTCGCGGATGCCATCAAGGCCGATCCGGCCAAGGTGACCTGGGCTGGCGGCTCGGCCGGCGGCGTCGATCACATCGCCGCGGCTCTCTTCGCCAAGGCGGCCGGCGCCGACCCGACCAAGATCAACTACATCCCCTTCTCCGGCGGCGGCGAGGCTCTCGCGGCCATCCTCGGCGGCAAGGTGACGGCCGGCATCTCCGGCTATGGCGAGTTCGAGAGCCAGGTGAAGGCCGGCAAGCTGCGCCTCATCGGCCTGACCACACCGGCTGACAAGGCCACCGCCGACATGCCGTCGATCAAGGCGCAGGGCCTCGACCTCGAGATCGCCAACTGGCGCGCCGTCGTCGCACCTCCCGGCATCTCCGCCGAGCAGAAGAAGGCTCTGACGGATGCCATGGACAAGATGGCGAAGTCCAAGGAGTGGCAGGAGATCCTGAAGGCCAAGGGTTGGGAGGACTCCTACGTGTCCGGCGATGCTTTCGCCAAGATCCTTGCCGACGAGCAGGTCCGCACGAAGGAAGTGCTCACGGCCGTGGGGCTGGTGAAGTCTTAATTTTCAAGCTAAAGGCCGTTGGAAGCGCCGCGTTCTCGGAGCGCGGCGCTTCTTTTTTGGGACAATCCATGACCACATTCCCTAAGCGGCGTCTCGACGTGGCAGGCCTCGTCATCGCGCTCATTCTCATCGGCCTGGCCGGTCTCGTCTGGTGGGACATGACCAAGCTCCAGATCCTTTCCCCCTACGATCTCGGCCCCAAAGTCATGCCCATCGTCATCTCGGGCGGCCTGACGCTTCTCGCCATCGGCAACGGCATCGGCGCCCTGCGCGGCGATCTTCCGTCCCGCGACAGCCTCGACTGGAAGCCGATCATCCTCATCCTCGGCGGCCTCGCCTGCCTGATTGCCCTGGTCGCCGTCGGCGGCGGCTTCATGATCGGCACGGCCATCCTGTTCGCCACCACATCGGCCGCCTTCGGGCGCCGGGCATTCCTGACCGATCTGCTGATCGGCGCCGTGATCGCTGTCTTCATTTACCTGCTCTTCGGCAAGCTCCTGACCCTGTCCCTGCCGGCAGGGCCGCTCGAGCACCTGTTCTGAGGCCCTGATCATGGAAGCCTTCACCTCCCTCGCCAGCGGCCTGTCCGTCGCCATCCAGCCGATGAACCTGCTGTTCGCGCTCATCGGCGTGCTTCTCGGCACGGCCGTCGGCGTCCTGCCCGGCATCGGCCCGGCGCTCACCGTGGCGCTGCTCCTGCCGATCACCTTCAAGCTCGATCCGGCCGGCTCCATCATCATGTTCGCCGGCATCTATTACGGCGGCATGTATGGCGGCTCGACCACCGCCATCCTGATCAACACGCCCGGTGAAAGCGCCTCCATGGCCACCGCCCTGGAGGGCAATCTGATGGCCAAGGCGGGCCGCGGCGGCCCGGCGCTCGCCACCTCCGCCATCGGCTCCTTCGTGGCCGGCACCATCGCGACGCTCGGCCTGACGCTGCTCGCCCCCTACCTCGTGGAAGTCGCCGTGAGCTTCGGGCCGGAGGATTACTTCGCCCTCATGTGCGTGGCCTTCGTGACCGTCTCGGCCACGTTCGGCGATTCCCCCGTACGGGGCCTGACGAGCCTGTTCATCGGCCTGCTGCTCGGCCTCGTGGGCATCGACATCCTGTCGGGACAATCCCGCCTCAGCTTCGGTATCCCGGAACTCTACGACAACATCGAGGTCACGACGCTTGCCGTCGGTCTCTTCGCGGTCGGCGAGGCGCTCTACGTGGCGTCCCGGCGCCATATCCACGAAGAGAAGCTCGAGGCCGTTCGCGGCTCGCTGTGGATGACCAAGGAGGACTGGAAGCGCTCCTGGAAGCCGTGGCTGCGCGGCACGCTCTACGGCTTCCCGATCGGGGCTCTGCCGGCCGGCGGCGCGGAGATCCCGACCTTCCTGTCCTATGCGACCGAGAAGCGCCTGACCAAGTACCCGGAGGATTTCGGCAAGGGCGCCATCGAGGGCGTCGCCGGGCCGGAGGCCGCCAACAATGCGTCCGCCGCCGGCACCCTCGTGCCGCTGCTGACGCTCGGCCTGCCGACCTCGGCGACCGCCGCCATGATGCTGGCGGGCTTCCAGCAATACGGCCTCAACCCCGGCCCCCTGCTCTTCGCCGAGCAGCCGAACCTCGTCTGGGGCCTGATCGCCAGCCTGTTCATCGCCAACGCCATGCTGCTGGTGCTGAACCTGCCGCTGGTCGGCCTCTGGGTGAAGCTGCTCGCGATCCCGCAGCCCTGGCTCTATGCCGGCATCCTGGTCTTCGCCACCATGGGCACCATCGCGGCCAATCCCTCGCCGGTGGAGCTCATCATGCTGACGGTGTTCGGCGTGCTCGGCTTCCTGATGCGCCGGTTCGACTTCCCGATCGCCCCGGTGGTCGTCGGCCTGATCCTCGGTCCGATCGCGGAAAGCCAGTTGCGGCGGGCGCTCTCGATCAGCCTGGGCGACCCGATGGTGCTGTTGCAGAGCCCGATCTCGGCCACGCTCCTCGGCATTGCCCTGATCGCCCTGATCCTGCCCTTCGTCCTGAAAGGCATGGGACGCTTCAAGGCCGTCGAGGACTGACCCTCAGGCAAGACGCTTGCAAAAAGAAAGGCCCGGTTTCCCGGGCCTTTTTCATGTCGACGAAGCAACCGGCCTCAGTTCAGCTGATGGCCGCGCTTGCTCATTTCCTCGCGAGCGCGCACCAGGATGAATTCCGAGGTCTTCTGGGTCCAGATCGCCATGTCGCGGACGATGGCGTCGAGAATGCCCGGCTGCAGCTGCACCCATTTCTGGCCGACCGGAGACTTGTAGAAGGCCGCGATCTCCTTCAGCTCAGCCTCGCTCAGGCGCGACGCGAGGGTCTTGGCCGTGGCATCGATCATTTCCTTCTTCTTCTGATCGACCTCGGGGCGGATGAGAGCCACCACCTGATCCAGGTCCTGGCGGATCTCCGGGCGGGTCACGTTCATCTGCTGGAGCTGGTTGAGCAGCGGATCGGTCATGGCATCGAAGGCGCCGGTCAGGCCGGAGCTGACGGCGACG
This region of Microvirga mediterraneensis genomic DNA includes:
- a CDS encoding ABC transporter ATP-binding protein, giving the protein MSRPAGASDPIISVSGLAKTYASGFQALKTVDLDIRRGEIFALLGPNGAGKTTLISIICGIVNPSTGTVTADGHDIIRDYRAARTKIGLVPQELTTDAFESVWATVTFSRGLFGKPPNPAYLEKILKDLSLWEKRDSKIMTLSGGMKRRVMIAKALSHEPKILFLDEPTAGVDVELRQDMWNMVRSLRENGVTIILTTHYIEEAEEMADRIGVIRKGEIILVEDKNVLMQKLGKKQLTLHLQSPLAGLPPELQSDRLQLSSDGSELVYTFDTQTPETGIAGLLRRLNEHGIDFKDLQTSESSLEEIFVSLVRGRP
- a CDS encoding ABC transporter permease produces the protein MNLYGIKAIYLFEMARTWRTMMQSIASPVISTSLYFIVFGSAIGSRMANIDGVSYGAFIVPGLIMLSILTESISNASFGIYMPKFSGTIYELLSAPISAVETVIGYVGAAATKSVIIGTIILITARLFVDFSIEHPVWMIAFLVLTSVTFSLFGFIIGVWADSFQKLQVVPLMIVTPLAFLGGSFYSINMLPPFWQTVALFNPVVYLVSGFRWSFYGVADVGVGLSLAMTMVFMLICLSAVWWIFRTGYKIKA
- the gltX gene encoding glutamate--tRNA ligase, with amino-acid sequence MSKPIVRFAPSPTGHIHIGNTRVALLNALYARREGGTFILRFDDTDVARSKQEYADSIEADLNWLGIPPDVVVRQSDRFDLYDAAAERLKAVGRLYPCYETQEELEFRRKRQLARGLPPIYDRAALKLTDEDRAKLEQEGRRPHWRFRLEPTNVAWDDLVRGHCHVDCSSLSDPVLVREDGTYLYTLPSVVDDIELKITHVIRGEDHVTNTAVQIQIFEALGTAAPTFAHHSLLITASGEGLSKRLGHLSIKGLRDAGLEPQAVASLAVLVGSAEAVRPVADLDELARLIDFSHISRAPAKFDESELEHLNARLIHEMPYGAARERLAGLDADAGEAFWLAVRGNLTKVRDAADWARVVRGPVKPVIEDKAFIEAAMAVLPEAPWDQATWKAWTEAVKAATGVKGKALFMPLRQALTGLDHGPELGALLPLIGPERAKARLSGQAA
- a CDS encoding NAD+ synthase; this translates as MTAQYTLKIALAQLNPVVGDVAGNEEKARAARAEAARLGADIVMFAEQFLAGYPAEDLVLKPAFQDACRAALERLARETADGGPGMLIGLPWREEGELYNAYALLDGGSISVRFKVDLPNYGVFDEKRNFAAGPLPGPVNFRGIRLGLPICEDIWTGDVVECLAETGAEMLLVPNGSPYWRGKTEERFNIAAARVTESGLPLVYLNQVGGQDELVFDGASFVLNADCSLACQLPANEETVALTTWVKGEEGWTCREAPMVTVEEGEEADYAACVLGLRDYVEKNGFPGVVLGLSGGIDSAICAAMAVDALGPERVHCVMLPYRYTSGESLKDAESCAQMLGVRYDILPIAAPVEGFETALEPIFAGRERDITEENLQSRARGTILMAISNKFGAMVVTTGNKSEMSVGYATIYGDMNGGFNPIKDLYKMEVYRLAALRNRWKPKGALGPDGIVIPENILTKAPTAELRENQKDQDSLPPYVDLDEILRGLVEEELRVSDIVAKGYDMETVKKVERLLYIAEYKRRQAAPGVKVTRRNFGRDRRYPIVNRYRDQGLEAHRKDEALERAIGRPRVGSMDV
- a CDS encoding class II 3-deoxy-7-phosphoheptulonate synthase: MTERWTPDSWRNKPIQQVPAYPDLEALESVEQQLAGFPPLVFAGEARKLKRTLGKVAKGEAFLLQGGDCAESFAEHSADNIRDFFRLFLQMSVVLTYAGGSPVVKVGRAAGQFAKPRSAPTETIDGVELPSYRGDIISDIAFTPEARTPDPRRQLMAYRQSAATLNLIRAFATGGYANLENAHRWMLGFVKDSPQSSRYSELAERITESLNFMRAIGIDPETHPEMRSTDFYTSHEALLLGYEEAMTRVDSTTGDWYATSGHMLWIGDRTRQLDHAHVEYMRGIKNPIGLKCGPSLSADGLLKLIDMLNPEDEAGRLTLICRFGADKVGDHLPGLIRAVQREGRTVVWSCDPMHGNTIKAASGYKTRPFERVMGEVQDFFAIHQAEGTHAGGIHLEMTGKNVTECTGGARALTDADLRDRYHTYCDPRLNAEQALEIAFLTSELIKRERQSREQPAALAAE
- the gor gene encoding glutathione-disulfide reductase, producing MSSFDVDLFVIGGGSGGVRAARIAAGYGAKVMLAEEYRVGGTCVIRGCVPKKLMVYASRFADDFHDAEGFGWSVGETRFDWATLIRNKDREIDRLEGIYRANLERAGVEVVDSRAVIEDAHTVHLLKTGERVRARTILVAVGAHPTLEPVIPGGELGITSNEVFDLESMPKRILVVGGGYIAVEFAGVFAGLGSEVTLLHRGDKLLRGFDEDVRDALGEAYAQRGIKLALSRTLTSLEKTAEGIAATLSDGSTITVDQVLVATGRRPNTKGLGLEKAGITVDEVGAIPVDGYSQTLVPSIYAVGDVTNRANLTPIAIREGHAFADTVFGDKPTIVDHDLIPTAVFSTPEIGVIGCGEDAARAIYGDVDVYKTAFRPMKATLSGGKDRVFMKLIVDKATDKVVGVHIMGHDSGEMIQLAGIAVTMGATKADFDRTVAVHPTAAEELVTMRTPVVVKKPVAVG
- a CDS encoding Bug family tripartite tricarboxylate transporter substrate binding protein, with product MSHFRKGLWRSALAAAAVAGFVTSAAAQMELKIMAPAAPGGGWDQTARSMQQALTQAGIAKSVQVANVPGAGGSIGIAQLVNNSKGDGNQLMVMGYVMVGALLTNKSPVTLDQTTPIARLTAEYEAIVVPASSPIKSVKELADAIKADPAKVTWAGGSAGGVDHIAAALFAKAAGADPTKINYIPFSGGGEALAAILGGKVTAGISGYGEFESQVKAGKLRLIGLTTPADKATADMPSIKAQGLDLEIANWRAVVAPPGISAEQKKALTDAMDKMAKSKEWQEILKAKGWEDSYVSGDAFAKILADEQVRTKEVLTAVGLVKS
- a CDS encoding tripartite tricarboxylate transporter TctB family protein; amino-acid sequence: MTTFPKRRLDVAGLVIALILIGLAGLVWWDMTKLQILSPYDLGPKVMPIVISGGLTLLAIGNGIGALRGDLPSRDSLDWKPIILILGGLACLIALVAVGGGFMIGTAILFATTSAAFGRRAFLTDLLIGAVIAVFIYLLFGKLLTLSLPAGPLEHLF
- a CDS encoding tripartite tricarboxylate transporter permease; the protein is MEAFTSLASGLSVAIQPMNLLFALIGVLLGTAVGVLPGIGPALTVALLLPITFKLDPAGSIIMFAGIYYGGMYGGSTTAILINTPGESASMATALEGNLMAKAGRGGPALATSAIGSFVAGTIATLGLTLLAPYLVEVAVSFGPEDYFALMCVAFVTVSATFGDSPVRGLTSLFIGLLLGLVGIDILSGQSRLSFGIPELYDNIEVTTLAVGLFAVGEALYVASRRHIHEEKLEAVRGSLWMTKEDWKRSWKPWLRGTLYGFPIGALPAGGAEIPTFLSYATEKRLTKYPEDFGKGAIEGVAGPEAANNASAAGTLVPLLTLGLPTSATAAMMLAGFQQYGLNPGPLLFAEQPNLVWGLIASLFIANAMLLVLNLPLVGLWVKLLAIPQPWLYAGILVFATMGTIAANPSPVELIMLTVFGVLGFLMRRFDFPIAPVVVGLILGPIAESQLRRALSISLGDPMVLLQSPISATLLGIALIALILPFVLKGMGRFKAVED